The following are encoded together in the Nitrosopumilus sp. b3 genome:
- a CDS encoding PD-(D/E)XK nuclease family protein translates to MSNFSQMLKIREPELLDREDGHWYKTKFDKIYPSISTILSATSSDDKQNSLKSWRENEPAHEYITAQAQDIGTQSHKIIEDYLGNVLSLEEFDLLPIAHFNNLKPYLENISDVVSIEQRMYSDKLKVAGTSDLIAKYNGEISIIDYKTKRKPQMDEYMYEYYLQTTCYAQMFHEVTGQKINQVVILVSSEKNTRQEFIKSCDDYIEPVNERIEKYYLNSLN, encoded by the coding sequence ATGTCAAATTTTTCACAAATGTTAAAGATTCGAGAGCCTGAATTACTAGATCGTGAAGATGGTCATTGGTACAAGACAAAATTTGATAAAATCTATCCATCCATCAGTACTATTTTGTCTGCAACATCTTCAGATGACAAGCAAAATAGTTTGAAATCTTGGCGAGAAAATGAGCCTGCACATGAATATATCACTGCTCAAGCACAAGATATTGGAACACAATCACACAAGATAATTGAAGACTATCTGGGTAATGTTTTATCATTAGAAGAATTTGACTTACTTCCAATTGCGCATTTTAATAATTTAAAACCATATTTAGAAAACATTTCTGATGTTGTATCTATTGAACAAAGAATGTATTCTGATAAATTAAAGGTGGCTGGGACTAGTGATTTAATTGCAAAATACAATGGTGAAATATCCATAATTGACTATAAGACAAAAAGAAAACCTCAGATGGACGAATACATGTATGAGTATTATTTACAAACTACCTGTTATGCTCAAATGTTTCATGAAGTAACAGGTCAGAAAATCAATCAAGTGGTCATTCTAGTTAGTAGTGAAAAAAACACACGTCAAGAATTCATAAAATCATGTGATGACTATATTGAACCAGTAAATGAAAGGATTGAAAAATACTATCTGAATAGTCTTAATTGA